The sequence TGAAGAAGTTCACGAAGATCTACCCATTGTCACAGGCTGCCAATCCGCCGGCATTGAATTTCGTCAACGTTTCCGGCAGGGATTTCAGCACCGATGCCCCGGCAGATTACGCTTTCTGGGAGTATCTCAATAAGGTGGTTCAGGAGGAGCCGAGTGAGTCGGTTGACCCGGTTACACTGGGTTTTTATGCCTCTATTGGAATCCAGAAGGGCAAGCCTTTCGCACCCGATTCCAGAATGAAGAAACTCCTGACAGAAGCCGCAGCCGTGGGAGACGCAACCGCACGCGCCATCACTTTCCGGATGCGCCTCAAGGACGCTTACTACTACCCGAACAGCGCGTGGCGTGGCGGGTTCATCGGCGGGTATGAGTTCAAGGACAACGGTGCGCTCATCCTCGATGCTTACTCATCCTTCTTCTTCTATGCCACCGGCGTAACACCGGCCATGGATTCGAAGATGGTCGGACAAGGGTCGCAATATATGGCGGCATTCATCGACTCCAAAGGCAAACCCCTCGATGGAGGCAAGAACTACAAGCTTCACCTGCCTCCCAATATCCCGGTCGCCAACTTCTGGTCGGTGATCCTATACGACAACCAGACCCGCTCGATGCTCCAGACCGACCAGCAGTGGCCGGCTGTCAGCAGCCAGACCAAAGGACTCCTGGTTAATCCGGACAGTTCGGTGGACGTCTATTTCGGACCGAAGCCTCCGCCGGGCAAGGAAAACAACTGGGTGCAGACCATCCCCGGCAAGGGCTGGAACACGCTCTTGCGCCTGTATGGCCCGCTCCAACCGTGGTTCGACAAGACCTGGCGGCCCGGTGAGATCGAGAATGTGGAATGAACCTGCTGGTCGGGTGCTTGCCGCGCCACTCGTACAGTAGATCATGGCGGAGGCTGGCAATGTGGCGTGGGTATAATGCTCCCCAAAAACTAGACAGGGGAATAAGGTGGACAAAGAGGCTGAGCGGGCTGCGCACAAGGAGGGGTGAGGAACATGTGGCAATTCAAATATCGAGCGTACCTTTGGGCCGTAATGTCGCTCACAGTGGCCTGTCTTGTACCAGTGAGCGCCCTCGCCCAAGTCACGCCTGGAGCCTCTGCGAGCGCACCAGCCTCGGCGCCTCGGCTGTCTGCTGCTGCGCTGGAGAAGCTGGTCGGACCGGTCGCGCTCTACCCCGATGATCTGCTCGCGATCCTGCTGCCGGCATCCACGAGGCCGCTGGACATCGTCAAGGCGCAGCGCTTCATCGAGAAGCACAAGAAAGAGACGAATCTCAAACCTGACCCGAGCCTGCCCGAGCCGACGCGTAACCTTTTGAACTACCCCGAGGTCGTCAAAAAGATGAGCGACGATCTCGACTGGACGGAGCGACTCGGCCAAGCTGTCGTGGGCCAGCAAAAGGACGTAATGAGCGCGATCCAGGCTTTCCGGCGGAAGGTGTACTCGGCAGGTAACCTCAAGACCGACGATAAGCAGATCATAGTGGTCGAGAAGGAAGTCATCAAGGTGGTGCAGGCCAATCCCCAGATCATCTACGTGCCGCAGTACCAGCCGTCCGTCGTCGTAGTCGCCCAGTCCGCACCGGTGGTTGTCTACTATCCTACGCCCTACCCGGTCTACTACTACGGCGCACCGACTGCGTACGTGGTCGGTTGGAGTTCCTACGCGATCTACGGCGGTTACAACGTCGAAGATCTGCAAGAGGAGCGGATGGATTACGCCAACGAGGCTCGCGAAGACAGGCAGGCACACCGAAAGGAGATGCAGGAGGGGCGGCAGGAACAGCGTGGTGAGGCCCAGACCAAAAAACAGGAAGGAGCGAACAAAGCTCAGACCCAACCGAGCCAGACCTTGCGGCAGCAAGTCCAGACGCAGCAGACGGCTGCCTCCCCGCAGGGGCAGCGCCAGGGGGCGGCGGCCACCAACCAGCCGAGCGGCCAGGCCTGGCGCCCGCAGCAGCAGGGGCAAGTCGCGAGCGCCCAGGGGACAAGGCCCGGCGACTCAGTATCCTCGCGCGGGGGCGGCGGCGATGGCGCGTTCGGAGGAAGCGGCTCGAATGCGAGCATGGCAAGCGCGAGCCAGCGTGGATCCGAGAGCCGGTTCGGCGGTGGCGGTGGTGGTGGCGGCGGCTGGAGCGGTGGCGGTGGCGGCTGGAGCGGCGGGCGAGGCGGTGGTGGCGGTGGTGGTGGCGGGCGAGGCGGTGGCGGTGGCGGGCGGCGATAGAGGAGGCAGCCAATGAGACACATTGAGCAGATGATCGTAAGGGGCCTACTCGTCGCGGCAGCGTTCATGTTCTCGGCGACGCCTGCCTCCGCACAGACGCCAGGAGGGCAGCGCCTTTTCGACTCGCCTAAAGCAGGAGCGAAGGCGCTGGTCGAGGCCGCGAGAGCGAACGACGAGCAGGCGCTGGTCGAAATCTTCGGTACAAAGCACCGCGACCTAGTTCTCACGGTGGACAAGACCCGCGACCGTGAAAATCGTGCGCGATTCGCTAAGTTCGCCGACGAGTACCAGTTGCTGAGGCCCGAGGACGACGGAAGCGTGACGCTCGTGATTGGTTACGAAGCCCGGCCATTTCCTATGCCGCTGGTGAAGGAGGGATCGACATGGCGCTTCGACACCGACGCCGGCCGGGAGGAACTGCTCAGCCGGCTCATCGGTGCCAACGAGCTGGAGGCCATCGGGACACTGCGGGCCTATGTCAGCGCACAGCTACAGTATGCCTCGAAGCCGCGCGACGGAACCAATGTGCGGCAGTTCGCCCGGAAGATCCGCAGCTCTCCGGGCAAACACGATGGTCTCTACTGGGATGCCGACCCCGCGAAGGGCGAGGATCTGAGCCCGATCGGCCCTATGATTCACGACGCCAAAGGTCACCAGTCCGGTGACCCCTACAACGGCTACTACTTCAAGATCCTCACGCGTCAGGGGCCGACGGCGCCGGCGGGCCGCTACGACTACATCATCAATGGCCGCATGATTGCCGGCTTTGCGATGGTGGCCTTCCCTGCCGATTACGGCCATACCGGCATCAAGACCTTCATTGTGAACCACTACGGCGACGTCTACGAGAAGGACCTCGGCCCGAAGACCGCGGGCATCGCGGCCGCGATGCCCGAGTATAACTACGACCCAGCGTGGACCGAGGTGACGGAGTAGGAGCCCCATGGGCAGACGCCACAATCACGTGGCGTTCACCATTCACCATTCACAATTCACAATTTAAAAAAGGAGAGAGATCGATGCGTATTCGATGTGCTGTCATCACGCTGCTGTTGTTGTCCATGGCCCTTCCGGTGCTGGCGCAGGACAAGCCGGCCAACACCATGCAGATCATGCGTGAAAAGATCAAGGCCGACAAAAAGCTGCTGGTCGCGGTCAACATGGACCTGACCGAGAAGGAGACCCAGGCCTTCTGGCCGGTCTATGAGAGTTATCAGAAGGACCTCGGACTACTGAATGGACGCATGCTCGCGATGATCCAGGATTTCGCCAAGAACTACCAGGCGATGAGCGACGAGGCAGCCAAGAAGCTCGTGGGTGAGTACCTGGCGATCGAGGGGGATCGGGTCACACTCAAGAAATCCTACCTGCCGAAGTTGCGCCAGGCATTGCCGGAAAAAAAGGTCGCCCGCTACCTCCAGATCGAGAACAAGGTCGAGGCGCTTATCCGCTACGAGTTGGCGGAGGGGATTCCCCTGGTCAAGTAGCCCGGTCGTCAACCATGTGTTCCGGCCCCGGGACCTTCACGCCACCCAATGAGGCGAATCACAAGGAGAGAAACCCATGTCTACATACGGTCGAATTGTAGGAACCGCGATCATTGTCGCGATGGCGGCTGCGGCCCTGCTGCGCCCGCACCCGGTCATGGCGGCGTCTGCGGCCGAGATCAATCGTGACGCCGATGCTGCCTTGAAGACCCTGTACGACAGCGAGCCCGTGGCCAAGGATCTTGCGGCGAAGGCCAAAGGTATCCTCGTCTTCCCGAGTATCATTAAGGCCGGGTTCATCGTCGGCGGACACTACGGCGAGGGCGTCCTGCGCAAGGGCGACAAGGCGGTCGGCTACTACAATACGGTCGCCGCCTCGTACGGCCTGCAGGCCGGCGCACAGACGTTCGGGTACGCGCTGATGTTCATGGACGATGCGTCGCTCAAGTATCTGGACGAGAGCCACGGCTGGGAGGTCGGCGCCGGCCCGAGTATCGTGATCGTGGACCAAGGCATTGCCAAGTCGCTGACGACTACAACGGTTCAGAAGGGGGTCTACGCGTTCTTTTTCGCCCAGAAGGGGCTGATGGCGGGGCTCGGCCTGCAGGGCTCGAAGATCAGCAAGATCAATAAGTAATCGGTTCTTCCGGGTTTTCCGTGGGTACCCTGGCCTTCCAGCATGCACTTCCCCCATCCTTTCAAAGGAGGGGGTCAGGGGGAGGTAGCCTTCTGACCCAGCACTTCAACAAGCGCAGCGAACTCAGCAAACGCAAAGCCCTGCGGAACAACGCGACAGACGGCGAAAGCAGGCTCTGGCACCACCTCAGAGGCAAGCAATTCAGCACGAAGTTCCGCAGGCAGTATAGCGTCGATGCCTACGTCCTTGACTTCTACGCTCCACGGTCGAAGATCGCGATCGAGGTCGATGGGGACTCGCACTTCTTTCCGGAAGCGATGGAGTATGACCGGGAGCGCACGACCTACCTGGAGCGCTTCGGGATCGAGGTCCTTCGGTTCACGAACCTGGAGATCTTTGAGAATCTCGAAGGAGTCCTGACCAGCATTGAACAAGCCGTAGCCCGTAGGAAAGCAACCTCCCCCGAACCCCCTCCTTCGTAAGGAGGGGGAAAACGGGCGAACCGAACCCTCTCCATACCAAGAATGGATGGGAGCTCATCATGCTAAGCCACATGCCACACACATCAGCCCACCAGCTCAAGCGTCTGCGTCACCC is a genomic window of Candidatus Methylomirabilis limnetica containing:
- a CDS encoding endonuclease domain-containing protein, yielding MGTLAFQHALPPSFQRRGSGGGSLLTQHFNKRSELSKRKALRNNATDGESRLWHHLRGKQFSTKFRRQYSVDAYVLDFYAPRSKIAIEVDGDSHFFPEAMEYDRERTTYLERFGIEVLRFTNLEIFENLEGVLTSIEQAVARRKATSPEPPPS
- a CDS encoding DUF2950 domain-containing protein; translation: MRHIEQMIVRGLLVAAAFMFSATPASAQTPGGQRLFDSPKAGAKALVEAARANDEQALVEIFGTKHRDLVLTVDKTRDRENRARFAKFADEYQLLRPEDDGSVTLVIGYEARPFPMPLVKEGSTWRFDTDAGREELLSRLIGANELEAIGTLRAYVSAQLQYASKPRDGTNVRQFARKIRSSPGKHDGLYWDADPAKGEDLSPIGPMIHDAKGHQSGDPYNGYYFKILTRQGPTAPAGRYDYIINGRMIAGFAMVAFPADYGHTGIKTFIVNHYGDVYEKDLGPKTAGIAAAMPEYNYDPAWTEVTE
- a CDS encoding YSC84-related protein — translated: MSTYGRIVGTAIIVAMAAAALLRPHPVMAASAAEINRDADAALKTLYDSEPVAKDLAAKAKGILVFPSIIKAGFIVGGHYGEGVLRKGDKAVGYYNTVAASYGLQAGAQTFGYALMFMDDASLKYLDESHGWEVGAGPSIVIVDQGIAKSLTTTTVQKGVYAFFFAQKGLMAGLGLQGSKISKINK
- a CDS encoding DUF1254 domain-containing protein encodes the protein MKRTWMLKAALVAMMVVSLALPGWAESPKMKMSTKIPPGIASPDKVETRLGTLKFLDGFPDNATVEKLYDNLDFQRAVQAYLLGLAPVSQVANRKGILEVGPANTTVPIFEQMMNARSIFLTPNNNTPYTWFWLDLRNGPLVLEVPPKVLGLIDDMWYHFVVDLGFMGPDKGQGGKYLLLPPGYKGEVPEGYSVVRPATFSIWAGWRTFLVDGDPKPGVDLVKKFTKIYPLSQAANPPALNFVNVSGRDFSTDAPADYAFWEYLNKVVQEEPSESVDPVTLGFYASIGIQKGKPFAPDSRMKKLLTEAAAVGDATARAITFRMRLKDAYYYPNSAWRGGFIGGYEFKDNGALILDAYSSFFFYATGVTPAMDSKMVGQGSQYMAAFIDSKGKPLDGGKNYKLHLPPNIPVANFWSVILYDNQTRSMLQTDQQWPAVSSQTKGLLVNPDSSVDVYFGPKPPPGKENNWVQTIPGKGWNTLLRLYGPLQPWFDKTWRPGEIENVE
- a CDS encoding DUF3300 domain-containing protein, which gives rise to MWQFKYRAYLWAVMSLTVACLVPVSALAQVTPGASASAPASAPRLSAAALEKLVGPVALYPDDLLAILLPASTRPLDIVKAQRFIEKHKKETNLKPDPSLPEPTRNLLNYPEVVKKMSDDLDWTERLGQAVVGQQKDVMSAIQAFRRKVYSAGNLKTDDKQIIVVEKEVIKVVQANPQIIYVPQYQPSVVVVAQSAPVVVYYPTPYPVYYYGAPTAYVVGWSSYAIYGGYNVEDLQEERMDYANEAREDRQAHRKEMQEGRQEQRGEAQTKKQEGANKAQTQPSQTLRQQVQTQQTAASPQGQRQGAAATNQPSGQAWRPQQQGQVASAQGTRPGDSVSSRGGGGDGAFGGSGSNASMASASQRGSESRFGGGGGGGGGWSGGGGGWSGGRGGGGGGGGGRGGGGGGRR